A region from the Paenibacillus humicola genome encodes:
- a CDS encoding ABC transporter permease: MSLPVLESAVQPQKGIRRRKVMLALARNSYLYAMFALPALYFIVFHYVPMFGNLIAFEDYNVVQGFFHSDWVGLKFFREFMTDPYFWKLVRNTLLLSVYTILFSFPAPVIFALLLNELRLSLFKRFVQSVTYLPHFLSTVVVAGMLVNFLSIDGLFNQLIQFFGGQKIQFLNEAGWFRTIYVGSEIWQGTGWGTIIYLAALTAIDPQLYEAARMDGAGRLRQMWSVTLPGMAPVIIILLLLNLGHIMSVGFEKILLLYTGSTYETADVIQTYVYRRGLLDADLSYATAVSIFQSVLAFVLVVLANQVARKVSDTSLW; encoded by the coding sequence ATGAGCCTGCCCGTCTTGGAATCGGCCGTTCAGCCGCAGAAGGGGATCCGCAGAAGGAAAGTCATGCTGGCCCTGGCTCGCAACAGTTATTTGTATGCCATGTTTGCGCTGCCGGCTCTGTATTTTATCGTCTTTCATTATGTCCCGATGTTCGGCAATCTGATCGCCTTTGAGGATTATAACGTCGTGCAGGGCTTCTTTCACAGTGATTGGGTAGGGCTGAAATTTTTCCGCGAGTTCATGACCGACCCTTATTTCTGGAAGCTGGTGCGCAATACGCTGCTGCTCAGCGTGTACACGATCCTGTTTTCCTTTCCGGCCCCGGTTATCTTTGCCCTGCTGCTCAACGAGCTGAGGCTGTCGCTGTTCAAACGATTCGTGCAATCGGTCACCTATCTGCCGCACTTCCTGTCCACGGTCGTCGTGGCCGGCATGCTGGTGAACTTCCTTTCGATTGACGGCCTGTTCAATCAGCTCATCCAGTTCTTCGGCGGTCAGAAGATCCAGTTCCTGAATGAAGCGGGATGGTTTCGGACGATCTATGTCGGCTCGGAGATCTGGCAGGGAACCGGATGGGGCACGATCATCTATTTGGCCGCGCTGACCGCTATCGACCCGCAGCTCTACGAAGCGGCCCGCATGGACGGGGCCGGGCGCCTGCGGCAGATGTGGAGCGTGACACTGCCCGGGATGGCGCCGGTCATCATTATTTTGCTGCTGCTGAACCTGGGCCACATCATGTCGGTCGGCTTCGAGAAGATTTTGCTGCTTTACACGGGCTCCACGTACGAGACGGCGGACGTGATCCAGACCTATGTCTACCGTAGGGGGCTGCTCGATGCGGACCTGAGCTACGCCACAGCGGTCAGCATTTTCCAATCGGTCCTGGCCTTCGTGCTGGTTGTCCTCGCCAACCAGGTCGCCCGCAAAGTCAGCGACACCAGTTTATGGTAA